AGCCGGCGATCCCCGCGAGTCCAGCGACGCCGACGCGGAGGAACCGCCGTCTGTGCATACGTGGACTACGAACGGCGACTACATGAAGGCCTGGCGCGATCTTCGGGGCGGTGTGTCGGTGACGCGTCGTGGTCGGTTGAAGCCGAAGGTTTACACCTCACGGCGGGACACCCAAGCATATGCCCAGAGAGAAGTATCAGGAACGTCTTACGCAACTCCGCGACGACGTGCTCTACATGAGCGAGATCGTCGCCGAGCGTCTCCGGATGGGGATGGACGCGCTCGCGGAAAAAGACGAGGAGCTCGCACATCGCGTCATCGAAGAGGACGCCGAGGTGAACCAGCTGTACCTGGAACTGGAACAGGACTGCATCGACCTGCTGGCCCTCCAGCAGCCGGTCGCGGGCGACCTCCGCTTCGTCGCCGCGACGTTCAAGATCATCACCGACCTCGAACGGATCGGCGACCTCGCGACGAACCTCGGCGAACACACCCTGCAGGCCGAACGCGACGTGTTCTCCGACGTCGACGTCCAACGCATCGGCGAGGCGACCCTCGACATGCTCGACGACGCGATGACCGCGTACGCCGAGGAGAACGCCGACGCCTGCTTCGCGGTCGCCGCGGACGACGACGACGTCGACGAACTGTGTGAGAACGCCTCCAGCGCCGTGATGCTCGAACTCATCGAGCGCGAGGGCGTCACCGAGGAGGACGTCGACGCGCTGATGGCGGACGTCTCGCGGCTCCTGCTGACGATCCGCGACCTCGAACGCGTCGGCGACCACGCGGTCAACATCGCCGCGCGGACGCTGTACATGATCGAGAACAACGACGAACTGATCTACTGAACCTCTTTTCGCCTCGGGTTTCCTCGCGCTCGCCGGAGGCGAGCGCTGCGGGAACCGCTCGGCGAAAACCCGTTCATGCCAAAAGCCGCTCGCTCGGGCTCCGCCCTCGCTCGCGGTGCGACACGTAGTGGTTCCGCAACCGCCCGCTTGGCTCTCGATACGGTGGTCGGTGGGGGTTCACTGTCACCAGTTACTGTACCGCGAGTGAGCCAGCCAGAGGCTGGCGAACGAGCGGCCTTTTGGCATTACGGGAAATCGAAGATTTCCCGTCAGCAGTCGGATTCGTAGAATCCGACAGCATGAACGGGTTTTGACGGGGTTCGAGCGCGCCGAAGGCGCGCGAGGACCCCGTTAAAAGAGGTTCATTGGAAGCCGATCCGGCCGCTCCGGTCGGTGCGGAGGCTGTCGGTGCCGCCGCCCTTGAACTGCTCTTCGATGTCCGCGTAGTAGTCCATGATCGCCTCCGAGATGGTGGGCCGGACGTTCTCCATCGCCTGCTCGAAGTGGCGCATGTTCACGTCCTCGGCGTCGTCGTCCTCGCGCAGCGCCTGAATGGCGGCCTCGCGGGCGATGGACTCCAGGTCGGAGCCGACGTAGCCGTCGGTGCGCTCGGCGAGTTCGCGCAGGCTCACGTCCGCCGCGAGCGGCGTGTCGCCGGTGTGGATCTTGAGGATCTGCTCGCGCCCCTCCTCGTCGGGCTGGCCGATCATCACGAGCCGGTCGAACCGGCCCGAGCGGATGAGCGCGGGGTCGATCATGTCCGGGCGGTTCGTCGCGCCGATGACCATCACGTTGCCCATCTCCTCGAGGCCGTCCAGTTCCGTCAGGAGCTGGTTGACGACGCGCTCGGAGACGTTGTTCCCCATCTCCTGCCCGCGGCTGGGCGCCAACGAGTCGAGCTCGTCGAAGAAGATGACGGTGGGCGACACCTGCCGGGCCTTCCGGAACGTCTGCCGGATCGCCTTCTCGGACTCACCGACCCACTTGCTCAGGAGCTGGGGCCCGCGCACCGAGATGAAGTTCGCGTTCGTCTCGTTGGCGACGGCCTTCGCCATCAGCGTCTTCCCGGTGCCGGGCGGGCCGTACAGGAGGACGCCCTTCGGCGCCTCGATGCCCATCCGGTCGAACTTCTCGGGGGTCGTGAGCGGCCACTCGACGGCCTCCTTCACCTGCTGTTGGGCGTCGTCGAGCCCGCCGACGTCCTCCCAGGTGACCTTCGGGAGTTCGACGAGCACCTCCCGCATCGCCGAGGGCTCAACCTCCGCGAGGGCGCCCTGGAAGTCGTTGCGCTTGACGATCATCCGGTCGACGAGGCTCGGCGGGATGTCCTCCTCGTCCAAGTCGATCTCCGGGAGGTAGCGCCGGAGCGCCTTCATCGCCGCCTCCTTCGTCAGGCTCTCGATGTCGGCGCCGACGAAGCCGTGCGTCTCGTCGGCGAGGTGGTCAAGGTCCACGTCGTCCGACAGCGGCATGCCGCGGGTGTGGATCTGGAGGATCTCCTTGCGGCCGACCTCGTCGGGGACGCCGATCTCGATCTCACGGTCGAAGCGCCCGGGGCGACGCAGCGCTGGGTCGACGGAGTCGACGCGGTTCGTCGCCGCGATGACGATCACCTGTCCGCGCGTCTCCAACCCGTCCATCATCGTCAGCAGTTGGGCGACGACGCGGCGCTCGACCTCGCCGGTCACGTCCTCGCGCTTGGGCGCGATGGAGTCCAACTCGTCGATGAAGATGATGGAGGGCGACTCGTCTTTCGCGTCCTCGAAGATCTCACGCAGTTGCTGTTCGGACTCGCCGTAGTACTTCGAGATGATCTCCGGCCCGGCGATGGAGAAGAAACTCGCCGAGGTCTCGTTGGCGACGGCCTTCGCCAGCAGCGTCTTCCCGGTGCCGGGCGGCCCGTGGAGGAGGACCCCCTGCGGCGGCTCGATCCCCAGTTTCTTGAAGATCTGAGGGTGCTTCATCGGCAACTCGACCATCTCGCGGACGCGCTGGATCTCGCCTTGGAGGCCGCCGATGTCCTCGTAGGTGATGCCGCCGCCGGTCTTCTCGAACCCGGAGATCGGCTCCTCGCGGAGTTCGACCTCGGTGTCCTCGGTGATGAGGCAGACGCCCTCCGGTTCGGTGTCGACGGCGATGAGCGGGATCGCCTGCCCGGGCGAGCGCATGAACGGGTGGTTCGTGGAGGACATCACGGGGACGATGTCGCGCTCGACGACCGGGCGCTTGAGGATCTGTCGTTTCACCATGCCCGCGGCGTCGGAGCCGAACTGCACGGACGCCTCCTCCGGCGGCGCGAGCGTCAGTTTCTCTGCCTTCTTCGCCTCCGCCTTGCGGATGGTGACGCGCTCGCCGATGCCCACGTCGGCGTTCTGGCGCGTGAAGCCGTCGATGCGGACGGTGTCGGTGTTCCAGTCCTGCCGGTCGGCGCGCCAGACCTTCGCCGCGGTGGTCTCGGCGCCCTCGATCTCGATGATGTCGCCGGGGGAGAGCTTTAAGTGCAGCAGGGTGTCCGGGTCGAGGCGGGCGATCCCTCTCCCGGAGTCGTTCGGGTACGCCTTCGCGACTTCGAGTTGGACTTCATTCATGATGGATGGACAGGTGTTCGTTCGCAATACGTCCGTCCGGACGGCGGTTAAGCCCTCCGTTGCGTGTCGTCGGGCCGGAACGTCGCTCCCACTCGCCGTCCGCACGGTCGCATTACGTGCTAGTCTATCGCACGGTATGGCGTCCGTCTTGAAAACACCACCGGCGTCGAGAGGAGTCGCCGCTGTGGCGGTAGCGACTTGTCGCCGGCCCGCGATCGGTCGACCATGCGTACGATCGCCTTCGACGGCCGGATGGGCGCCGCCGGCGACATGATCCTCGGCGCGCTCGTCGCGGCGGGCGCCGACCCCGAGGTCCTCGCGCCCGTCGAGGACGCCCTCCCGGTCCGCTACGAGTTCGAGTCCGTCGACCGCAACGGCATCGCCAGCACCCGCGCACGCGTCCGGCACCTCGACGCCGACGACGAGGCCCACGACGACGCCGACCACGGCGGCGAGGGACACGACCACGACCACCCCCACGACGCGAGTGAGGACGCCCACGGCTACGACCACGACGAGGGGGCCGGCCACTCACACGACCACGACCACTCACACGGCCACGGCGACGACGCTCACACGCACGACCACCACGGCCACGACGCGGAGGGGCACGGTCCCCAGCGCACGTACGCGGAGGTGGTCGAGTTGGTCGAGGGGCTGTCCATTCCGGACACCGTCCGGGCGGACGCGCTCGCCACCTTCGAGATCCTGGGCGAGGCCGAGTCGTCGGTCCACGGGTCGGACCTGTCCTCGACCCACTTCCACGAGGTCGGCGCCGACGACGCCATCGCCGACGTGGTCGGCGCGTGCCTGCTGTTCGACGACCTCGACGCCGACCGGGTGGTGACGACGCCGCTCGCGACCGGCGGCGGCGAGGTGGAGTTCAGCCACGGCGTCTACCCGGTGCCGGTGCCGGCGGTCGTCGAGGTCGCCGAGCGCGCCGACTGGTCGCTGCGGGGCGGCCCCGTCGACGCGGAGTTGCTCACGCCGACGGGCGCGGCGGTCCTCGCACACTTCGCCGAGGGCGTCGAGCGGCTCCCATCGCTGCGGGTCGAGGAATCCGGCTACGGCGCTGGCGGGTGGACGTTCCCCGACCGACCGAACGTCTTGCGCGCGGTCGTCGGCGAGGCCGAGCGCGGCGGTCTCGTCCGCGACGACGTGGCCGTGTTGGAGACGAACCTGGACGACGCCGCCCCGGAGGTGCTCGGTGGCCTGCAGGAGACGCTCGCGGACGCCGGCGCCCGCGACGTGTCGATCCTGCCGGCGACGATGAAGAAGTCCCGCCCGGGTCACCTCGTGAAGGTGATCTGCAAGCCCGAGGACGCCGACCGGGTCGCGCGCAGACTCGCCGCAGAGACCGGCACGCTCGGGGTACGCGAGGGCGGCGCGAGCCACCGCTGGAT
The DNA window shown above is from Halobaculum marinum and carries:
- the phoU gene encoding phosphate signaling complex protein PhoU gives rise to the protein MPREKYQERLTQLRDDVLYMSEIVAERLRMGMDALAEKDEELAHRVIEEDAEVNQLYLELEQDCIDLLALQQPVAGDLRFVAATFKIITDLERIGDLATNLGEHTLQAERDVFSDVDVQRIGEATLDMLDDAMTAYAEENADACFAVAADDDDVDELCENASSAVMLELIEREGVTEEDVDALMADVSRLLLTIRDLERVGDHAVNIAARTLYMIENNDELIY
- the larC gene encoding nickel pincer cofactor biosynthesis protein LarC; this translates as MRTIAFDGRMGAAGDMILGALVAAGADPEVLAPVEDALPVRYEFESVDRNGIASTRARVRHLDADDEAHDDADHGGEGHDHDHPHDASEDAHGYDHDEGAGHSHDHDHSHGHGDDAHTHDHHGHDAEGHGPQRTYAEVVELVEGLSIPDTVRADALATFEILGEAESSVHGSDLSSTHFHEVGADDAIADVVGACLLFDDLDADRVVTTPLATGGGEVEFSHGVYPVPVPAVVEVAERADWSLRGGPVDAELLTPTGAAVLAHFAEGVERLPSLRVEESGYGAGGWTFPDRPNVLRAVVGEAERGGLVRDDVAVLETNLDDAAPEVLGGLQETLADAGARDVSILPATMKKSRPGHLVKVICKPEDADRVARRLAAETGTLGVREGGASHRWIAERSFETATLDLGGDSYEVPVKVASDGDGAVYDVSAEYDDAAAVARETGRPVREVLRRAETVVRERLDAGDDGDDA
- a CDS encoding CDC48 family AAA ATPase is translated as MNEVQLEVAKAYPNDSGRGIARLDPDTLLHLKLSPGDIIEIEGAETTAAKVWRADRQDWNTDTVRIDGFTRQNADVGIGERVTIRKAEAKKAEKLTLAPPEEASVQFGSDAAGMVKRQILKRPVVERDIVPVMSSTNHPFMRSPGQAIPLIAVDTEPEGVCLITEDTEVELREEPISGFEKTGGGITYEDIGGLQGEIQRVREMVELPMKHPQIFKKLGIEPPQGVLLHGPPGTGKTLLAKAVANETSASFFSIAGPEIISKYYGESEQQLREIFEDAKDESPSIIFIDELDSIAPKREDVTGEVERRVVAQLLTMMDGLETRGQVIVIAATNRVDSVDPALRRPGRFDREIEIGVPDEVGRKEILQIHTRGMPLSDDVDLDHLADETHGFVGADIESLTKEAAMKALRRYLPEIDLDEEDIPPSLVDRMIVKRNDFQGALAEVEPSAMREVLVELPKVTWEDVGGLDDAQQQVKEAVEWPLTTPEKFDRMGIEAPKGVLLYGPPGTGKTLMAKAVANETNANFISVRGPQLLSKWVGESEKAIRQTFRKARQVSPTVIFFDELDSLAPSRGQEMGNNVSERVVNQLLTELDGLEEMGNVMVIGATNRPDMIDPALIRSGRFDRLVMIGQPDEEGREQILKIHTGDTPLAADVSLRELAERTDGYVGSDLESIAREAAIQALREDDDAEDVNMRHFEQAMENVRPTISEAIMDYYADIEEQFKGGGTDSLRTDRSGRIGFQ